In Muribaculum gordoncarteri, the genomic window TGTCTCACCGTCAATCTCCGGGAAAGCATTGCCAACGAGTGATGATATGCGCTTGACTTCAAACGGTTCTTTCATCGAAAGACAACTTATCTCAATCTTGACTACGGGACGCACATACGCATCAGAGTCAACTTTGACCGGATAGTGAATCTCTATGATTACCGGATCGCTGTCGTGGTCGATTGGCGAACCGTCCTTCTTTGTGGTTATCGGTACTACCTTGCATTCGCCTAAACCGGATTCTATAAGTTTCGATTCCAATTCCTTTGCGAACTCGCCAAGTATATAATCACGATTGACAATGCGGAGATTCTTCACCTGATTGTTAGTTGCAGCTTTAGCGCAATCCTTACCAAGTTCATTGAGATAGAAATCACGATAGAGGGCTATGTCGATGTCTTCCGAAAAGCGGTCAATCAGGTTCCAGCCTTTGCTGAGACTTGTTCCACCTTTGAAGAACATATACTTTGCCGGGGAAAGGGAAAACAGAACCTTCAAAATGGCAGTAACCCACCAGTCCTTTTCAACCGCACCCACGCTGATGTTCTTTTCATTTGCTATAATATATGCCGACTGTTGACGGTCAGCATCCGAGGCATCAATCCATCTGCTCATTTCGTTTGATTTTATCCTTTGTTTCGATAATAATTTTTCTAATCCAGCGCGGAGCACGAGCTATATCTTCTTGCCATGTCTCTTCCTCCGGGCTTTCTTTCAACACGCCATAAACTACGTCAAGAGTATTATCATCAACATTATATTGCTTGATAGACTTTAGCGCAAGCACTAATATCGGCATAATCTTGCCCTTATATGCAAATGTCGATGGCACACTATGTTTAAGAGTCAGAGTACGTTTGCCAATCTTTATTTTACGTGGTGTTCCTGATGTAAGATACACGGAGTTCATTGGAACTTGTGTTGAAAAACCGAGATAATTCTCAGCAGTCGCTCCGGTTGGCAACAGTTGCGCATCATCACGTTTTGCTATGGTCTGTGCTATTTCTCCTATCGTCGGAATAACGGGCCCAAATCGTGATTCTTTTGGCTTAACGTATATCCCTGTGGCAACTCTGACAAGCTTCCCTTCATTGCATAGTTCTGACAATATGTTGGAGGCGTAGTGAGTATCAATAGGCAAAAAGCTATCCGGCAAGAAGATGGTGCCCTTCTTGCTGCGATTGACCTTTGAGATAATTGTTTGTTTCATATCGCGATGAGTAAAAAAGGAAAATAAACGCTTAATTGTCCTTTCTCAGCAGTGCAAAGTTAGTGTTTTATTTCCAATTACACAAAACATTACATCCAATTAAATAGGATTTTACATCAGCCGCAAATCATAGGTGTGGTATGATATGTCAGTTTGGTTTAGTCCGGGTAATATATACCCGACTTAAACCAAACCAACATATAGATAGGGCTGGTGAAAAGAAAAATTATTCTTTTGCATAGTTCTACTTTAGACGTGAGGCACGAGTAAGACGGTCTTCCTTGATGTAGCGGCT contains:
- a CDS encoding DUF6088 family protein; its protein translation is MKQTIISKVNRSKKGTIFLPDSFLPIDTHYASNILSELCNEGKLVRVATGIYVKPKESRFGPVIPTIGEIAQTIAKRDDAQLLPTGATAENYLGFSTQVPMNSVYLTSGTPRKIKIGKRTLTLKHSVPSTFAYKGKIMPILVLALKSIKQYNVDDNTLDVVYGVLKESPEEETWQEDIARAPRWIRKIIIETKDKIKRNEQMD
- a CDS encoding nucleotidyl transferase AbiEii/AbiGii toxin family protein; amino-acid sequence: MSRWIDASDADRQQSAYIIANEKNISVGAVEKDWWVTAILKVLFSLSPAKYMFFKGGTSLSKGWNLIDRFSEDIDIALYRDFYLNELGKDCAKAATNNQVKNLRIVNRDYILGEFAKELESKLIESGLGECKVVPITTKKDGSPIDHDSDPVIIEIHYPVKVDSDAYVRPVVKIEISCLSMKEPFEVKRISSLVGNAFPEIDGETFAEIPTITPTRTFLEKAFLLNEEYQRRSPRSDRMSRHLYDLERLMDTAFAEAALSDMELYQEIIAHRQRFYHVGGVNYELNHPSTIAFCPTGELRDKMRLDYETMKTSMIYGEKLSFDALIDRLEQLENRFRSMPM